Proteins from one Bactrocera neohumeralis isolate Rockhampton chromosome 3, APGP_CSIRO_Bneo_wtdbg2-racon-allhic-juicebox.fasta_v2, whole genome shotgun sequence genomic window:
- the LOC126752014 gene encoding uncharacterized protein LOC126752014: protein MASFSKIFLLLLSAFIKLHFTAFALPLENDKDLKEIADNKPPNEKSIIPDTPGVREFKKGLVDHLVASLGNEEGDESGVYSAQLSSGEVDLPCTNDTVRIAIISSSFPLPERFFHTPKRCSEEMQ, encoded by the exons ATGGcgtcattttctaaaatatttctactACTATTGAGCGCATTTATAAAGCTGCAT TTCACAGCATTTGCACTCCCATTAGAAAATGACAAGGATTTAAAAGAAATCGCCGACAATAAGCCGCCAAATGAAAAAAGCATAATACCGGATACACCAGGTGTGCGGGAGTTCAAAAAGGGCTTAGTGGACCACTTAGTAGCAAGCCTTGGGAACGAAGAAGGAGACGAATCTGGTGTCTACAGCGCTCAACTGTCTTCAGGGGAAGTTGATTTGCCCTGCACAAATGATACTGTTAGAATAGCAATTATTAGCAGCAGTTTTCCATTGCCAGAGCGTTTTTTCCATACTCCAAAGAGATGCTCGGAAGAAATgcagtga
- the LOC126752011 gene encoding uncharacterized protein LOC126752011 translates to MYNKLFLLLCVLFAIQFTAFAHPLENDKDAQEVADIKPPKEQSIIPDTPGVQEFKKDIVSHVIASLGNEEGDETGVQSAQLSSAEVDLPCLPNDAVRIHVLRSNFPLPERLFHAPKRCSEEENK, encoded by the exons atgtacaataaattgtttttattattgtgtgTGCTGTTCGCAATACAG TTTACAGCATTTGCACACCCATTGGAAAATGACAAGGATGCACAAGAAGTAGCCGATATTAAGCCGCCAAAAGAGCAAAGCATAATACCGGATACACCTGGTGTGCAGGAGTTCAAAAAAGACATAGTGAGTCACGTAATAGCAAGCCTTGGGAACGAGGAAGGAGACGAAACTGGTGTCCAAAGTGCGCAATTGTCTTCAGCAGAGGTAGATTTGCCCTGCTTGCCAAATGATGCTGTTAGAATACATGTGCTTAGAAGCAATTTCCCGTTGCCAGAGCGCCTTTTCCATGCACCAAAGAGATGTTCGGAGGAAGAGAATAAATGA